The following are from one region of the Gloeomargarita lithophora Alchichica-D10 genome:
- a CDS encoding glycoside hydrolase family 3 N-terminal domain-containing protein, giving the protein MTTLGRRLLLGAPPGALGADALALVQRTGAMGLVLFRSNLTQPAQLPQQLTWLRERLGRPLVMAIDHEGGQVIRHLERSTIWPGNYALGRVAERDQAQAELWAEQVGLAMGRELRGLGIGWNLAPVLDVVGKEPNPGLGLRALGNDSERVTQLGLAMLRGFGQAGMVACGKHFPGLGRAQVDPHHELPRLDLSQAELATHGQPFRAAIQAGLPAVMTTHVLVPALDEHNVITLSRLAIQTYLRQELQFTGVCVSDDLDMGAMAAGGNIEDITLKTLQAGHDLAIIVRRGDWVAAVMDTLTQAADQGLLPEHGESLARIDKIVAQADIAQVLPSTQAWQPATLLAENIARAAVRVVGDPQGLLPVQWPVRLYLPDVTPVADWVLFESCWFAPSQMADLLGIPTAEIVTTSLQEATVLNFIGDNRITNILILYDAIRYPGQQYMLDRLAQTGQLLVVVLVRNPWDAQRVPAGVTVIDAAGFRSPQLAQVGRLLRGTG; this is encoded by the coding sequence ATGACCACCCTAGGGCGGCGGTTATTGCTGGGGGCACCGCCGGGGGCGCTTGGCGCAGATGCCTTGGCGTTGGTGCAACGGACTGGGGCGATGGGGTTGGTGTTATTTCGCAGTAACCTGACCCAACCGGCGCAACTCCCCCAGCAACTGACCTGGTTGCGGGAGCGGCTGGGGCGGCCTTTGGTGATGGCCATTGACCACGAGGGGGGGCAGGTGATCCGGCATCTGGAGCGCAGTACAATCTGGCCGGGGAATTATGCCCTGGGGCGGGTGGCCGAGCGGGATCAGGCACAGGCGGAACTCTGGGCGGAACAGGTGGGGTTGGCGATGGGACGGGAACTGCGGGGGCTGGGCATCGGCTGGAATTTGGCTCCTGTGTTGGATGTGGTGGGCAAAGAACCCAATCCGGGTTTGGGGTTGCGGGCCTTGGGGAACGATAGCGAACGGGTGACCCAGTTGGGTTTAGCCATGCTGAGGGGCTTTGGGCAGGCGGGGATGGTCGCTTGCGGTAAACATTTTCCGGGGTTGGGGCGGGCGCAGGTGGACCCCCACCATGAACTCCCCCGTTTGGATTTGAGCCAAGCGGAACTGGCGACCCACGGACAACCCTTTCGGGCGGCGATCCAGGCCGGTTTACCCGCCGTGATGACCACCCATGTGCTGGTACCAGCTTTGGATGAACATAATGTTATTACTTTATCCCGCTTGGCAATCCAGACCTACCTGCGCCAGGAATTGCAGTTTACGGGGGTGTGCGTCAGCGATGACCTGGATATGGGGGCGATGGCGGCGGGGGGAAATATCGAGGACATTACCCTGAAAACGCTTCAGGCGGGACATGACCTGGCAATCATTGTGCGGCGGGGGGACTGGGTGGCGGCGGTCATGGATACCTTGACGCAGGCGGCAGACCAGGGGCTACTCCCGGAGCATGGGGAATCCTTAGCCCGGATTGACAAAATTGTGGCGCAGGCGGACATTGCCCAGGTTTTGCCCAGTACCCAGGCGTGGCAACCGGCTACCCTGTTGGCGGAAAACATCGCTCGGGCGGCGGTGCGGGTAGTGGGTGACCCCCAAGGGTTGCTGCCGGTACAATGGCCGGTGCGACTTTACCTGCCCGATGTGACCCCGGTGGCGGATTGGGTGTTGTTTGAATCCTGTTGGTTTGCCCCTTCCCAGATGGCAGACTTACTGGGAATCCCCACGGCTGAAATTGTAACTACATCCCTACAAGAAGCAACGGTTTTGAATTTTATCGGGGACAACCGTATAACTAATATACTAATTTTATATGATGCCATTCGTTATCCAGGGCAACAATATATGTTAGACCGATTGGCGCAAACGGGTCAGCTTTTGGTGGTGGTGCTGGTTCGCAATCCTTGGGATGCCCAGCGGGTGCCTGCGGGGGTCACGGTTATTGATGCCGCGGGATTCCGGTCGCCCCAACTAGCGCAGGTGGGACGGCTACTGCGGGGTACGGGATAG
- the pstA gene encoding phosphate ABC transporter permease PstA, translated as MAWVRRGVDGLLSLLVALAVVGVMAVLAWVLGYVSYRGGTQILRGGWAIFTALPPAPLGGVGGFGPALVGSLILITLAVGMALPVSVLAALYLSEFCAFSWLVQVLNLGLDILAGIPSIMAGVFIFGVVIVHTRTFSALAGSLALALLIMPILTTATRLALGAVPGEIRQGAWALGATRWQMVTGILLPQAWPAIVSGLTLGIARAVGETAPLLFTALFSSYYLPVQALGIPALFTQPLASLPVLIYTFALSPFANQQDLAWAAALVLILCILGLNLLARWGERT; from the coding sequence GTGGCCTGGGTGCGCCGGGGAGTGGATGGACTGCTCTCCCTGCTGGTGGCCTTGGCGGTGGTGGGGGTCATGGCTGTGCTGGCCTGGGTGCTGGGTTATGTGAGCTACCGGGGGGGGACGCAAATCCTGCGGGGCGGGTGGGCAATTTTTACGGCTTTGCCCCCGGCGCCCCTGGGTGGGGTAGGTGGGTTTGGGCCGGCCTTGGTGGGAAGTTTAATCCTGATTACCTTGGCCGTAGGTATGGCTCTGCCCGTGTCGGTGTTGGCGGCTTTGTATTTGAGTGAATTTTGTGCTTTTTCCTGGTTGGTGCAGGTTTTGAACTTAGGGTTGGACATTTTGGCGGGGATTCCTTCGATCATGGCGGGGGTGTTTATTTTTGGGGTGGTAATCGTGCATACCCGCACCTTTTCCGCCCTGGCGGGGAGCTTGGCCTTGGCATTGCTGATAATGCCGATTTTAACCACGGCGACCCGGCTGGCACTGGGGGCGGTACCGGGGGAGATACGCCAGGGGGCGTGGGCGTTGGGGGCAACCCGCTGGCAGATGGTGACCGGGATTTTATTGCCCCAGGCGTGGCCGGCGATTGTGAGCGGGCTAACCTTGGGGATTGCGCGGGCGGTGGGGGAAACGGCTCCTCTATTATTTACCGCTTTATTTTCTTCCTATTATTTACCCGTGCAAGCGTTAGGCATTCCGGCCCTATTCACCCAACCCTTGGCCTCGTTGCCGGTGTTAATTTATACATTTGCCCTGTCCCCGTTTGCCAATCAACAGGATTTAGCGTGGGCAGCGGCGCTGGTATTGATTCTTTGCATCTTGGGGTTGAATTTGCTGGCTCGGTGGGGGGAACGGACGTAA
- a CDS encoding universal stress protein, with product MFHKVLLALDPHQEPLEPALALVTFCGASLTLLAVVPTEPEAAAAETWLGTVQTALQEQGMAVAGLVRVGQPAFTICDWADEMNADLIIVGCRGTGLTEEGMAESVSIRVINLAPCPVLVIP from the coding sequence ATGTTTCATAAAGTCCTGCTGGCACTTGACCCCCACCAAGAACCCCTCGAACCAGCCCTAGCCCTCGTTACCTTCTGTGGGGCGAGTTTAACCCTATTGGCAGTGGTTCCCACAGAACCCGAAGCCGCCGCCGCCGAGACTTGGCTGGGCACGGTACAAACTGCTTTACAGGAGCAGGGGATGGCGGTCGCCGGTCTAGTCCGGGTGGGGCAACCGGCCTTTACTATCTGCGACTGGGCGGATGAAATGAATGCGGACTTGATCATCGTGGGCTGTCGGGGCACGGGGTTGACCGAAGAGGGCATGGCGGAAAGCGTCAGTATTCGAGTCATTAATCTTGCCCCCTGTCCCGTACTTGTAATTCCCTGA
- a CDS encoding phosphoglycerate kinase: MAKQSVAGLAVSDLEGKRVLVRVDFNVPLDKEQQITDDTRVRAALPTINYLRERGAKVVLASHLGRPFKKDKTTGEVKLVKEGNSLATVAVRLGELLGTAVAFAPDCVGEVATQVVQGLANGQVALLENVRFYAEEEANDPDFAQKLASLADLYVNDAFGTAHRAHASTEGVTHYLKPAVAGLLIEKELQYLQGAIDQPRKPLAAIIGGSKVSSKIGVIEALLDKVDKLILGGGMIFTFYQAQGLSVGKSLVETDKLDLAQTLIAKAKAQGVELVLPTDVVVADKFAPDAQAQTVPVTAIPEGWMGLDIGPAAVAQIQQALQGCQTVIWNGPMGVFEFDQFAAGTRLVAETLAALTAQGCTTIIGGGDSVAAVEQAGLGTRMSHISTGGGASLELLEGKILPGIAALEDA, encoded by the coding sequence GTGGCGAAACAATCGGTGGCAGGTCTGGCGGTCAGTGACCTGGAAGGCAAGCGGGTCTTGGTACGGGTGGATTTTAATGTGCCTTTGGACAAGGAACAGCAAATTACCGATGATACGCGGGTGCGGGCGGCACTACCGACCATTAACTACTTGCGGGAACGGGGGGCAAAAGTGGTGTTAGCCAGCCACCTGGGGCGACCTTTCAAAAAGGATAAAACCACCGGGGAAGTGAAATTGGTGAAAGAGGGCAATAGCCTGGCGACCGTGGCCGTGCGGTTGGGGGAATTGTTGGGAACGGCGGTGGCTTTTGCCCCGGATTGTGTTGGCGAGGTGGCGACCCAGGTGGTGCAGGGTTTGGCCAATGGGCAGGTGGCCTTATTGGAAAATGTGCGTTTCTACGCCGAAGAAGAAGCCAACGACCCGGATTTTGCCCAGAAATTAGCGAGTTTGGCTGATCTATATGTGAATGATGCCTTTGGTACCGCCCACCGGGCACACGCCTCCACCGAAGGGGTGACCCATTACCTGAAACCGGCGGTGGCAGGGCTTTTGATTGAAAAGGAATTGCAGTATCTCCAGGGGGCGATTGACCAGCCCCGTAAGCCCTTGGCGGCCATTATCGGTGGCTCCAAGGTGTCCAGCAAAATCGGGGTGATTGAAGCCCTGTTGGACAAGGTGGACAAGCTGATCCTGGGCGGCGGCATGATTTTTACCTTTTACCAAGCCCAGGGGCTGAGCGTGGGTAAATCCTTGGTGGAAACGGACAAGCTGGATTTGGCGCAAACCCTGATCGCCAAGGCCAAGGCGCAGGGGGTGGAACTGGTGTTGCCCACGGATGTGGTGGTGGCGGACAAATTTGCCCCGGATGCCCAAGCCCAGACCGTGCCGGTGACGGCGATTCCTGAGGGGTGGATGGGGTTGGATATTGGGCCTGCCGCCGTGGCGCAGATTCAGCAGGCGCTCCAGGGCTGTCAGACGGTGATCTGGAATGGGCCGATGGGGGTATTTGAATTTGACCAGTTTGCGGCGGGCACCCGGCTGGTGGCGGAAACTTTAGCCGCATTGACCGCCCAGGGTTGTACCACGATTATTGGCGGCGGGGACTCGGTGGCCGCCGTGGAGCAGGCGGGTTTGGGCACCCGGATGAGCCATATTTCCACCGGTGGGGGTGCCAGTTTAGAACTCCTGGAGGGGAAAATCCTGCCTGGAATTGCCGCCCTAGAGGATGCATAG